From the Notolabrus celidotus isolate fNotCel1 chromosome 12, fNotCel1.pri, whole genome shotgun sequence genome, one window contains:
- the si:dkeyp-77h1.4 gene encoding neural cell adhesion molecule 1 isoform X2 — translation MAAGRVIVLSLLLATALSAPVQVDENSITLFDGEDFHIMLPTLTLEVTFKSLSAPRSPEVDLMRGGKVVHSAAKLNRQLSHLIIDGVKEANEGVYTVKDPEHPESIKRTKLIVRDCTNEEIIKYGENYQIPVTGLTRPLMLEYRPISMEANYTSRPALMLLTSTGLSRDGYEGRIHVTERQVILTAVTGADEGSYTVRDAKGEIKRKLCLRVKEHLSFLTLPYGKTLKINLVLNSSLVQLYYTPEREPTSHLLLDKGEFTSAREELGLQDRLSMEGSWVYLDQVTRSDIGLFEIKDILESVVSKVHLGVEPYKLESLYVAIIALLGLLVFLLLVCLLSCLIKVKKRAKRAAALEKLAHNAGKEDEGEAFRQVVKNITKLSEESKHSQADNTEKSQSTEVDIKGLEVSSKEVGIGNLETSDSGVGFNTALPLDTDTDAPDPTSESVAVTISAAPETESSPPTAAGSKPSAPPALEIKSSPVAETKTSPAPEIKKTPDPPVVTKLDLPKTSDVKSSPTPSPEPKAGLTPADPKPAPTPSPEPKAVPSPAEPKPAPTPSPEPKAGLSPAEPKPAPTPSPEPKPATPKATTPTPEIKSALTPTPEPLKPPTPEPITNGTPEPGPDTKLSPDHAEIISSSAPKAAPPKTPEVELKSSGATLEASKDGTDDTTTTTTTT, via the exons ATGGCGGCAGGCAGGGTGATCGTATTAAGCCTTCTGCTTGCAACAG CTCTTTCCGCCCCTGTACAAG TTGATGAGAACTCTATTACTCTCTTCGACGGGGAGGATTTCCACATCATGCTGCCCACACTCACACTGGAGGTCACTTTCAAAAGCCTATCAGCGCCCCGGTCGCCCGAAGTCGACCTGATGCGTGGCGGCAAAGTGGTCCACAGCGCGGCCAAACTCAACCGCCAACTAAGCCACCTCATTATAGACGGGGTGAAAGAGGCAAACGAGGGCGTGTACACTGTGAAGGATCCGGAGCATCCAGAGAGCATCAAACGCACCAAGCTTATTGTCAGAG ATTGCACCAACGAGGAGATAATTAAATATGGAGAAAACTACCAGATTCCAGTGACAGGGTTGACTAGGCCTCTCATGCTGGAGTACAGGCCCATTTCTATGGAGGCAAACTACACATCGAG ACCTGCCCTTATGCTGCTGACCAGCACAGGGTTGTCCAGGGACGGCTACGAGGGTCGAATTCACGTTACTGAGCGCCAGGTCATCCTCACTGCCGTCACAGGTGCAGATGAAGGCAGCTACACGGTCAGGGATGCCAAAGGTGAAATCAAAAGGAAACTGTGTCTCAGAGTCAAAG agcATTTAAGCTTTCTGACCCTACCTTATGGGAAAACACTGAAGATCAACCTGGTCCTCAACAGCTCTCTGGTCCAACTCTACTACACCCCAGAAAGAGAGCCCACCTCCCATCTGCTGCTGGATAAGGGAGAATTCACAAGT GCCAGAGAGGAGCTGGGTTTGCAGGATCGTCTCTCTATGGAGGGTTCATGGGTTTATCTAGATCAGGTCACCCGTTCAGACATTGGCTTGTTTGAGATTAAAGACATACTGGAGTCTGTCGTGTCCAAGGTCCATCTTGGAGTAGAGC CTTACAAGCTGGAGTCGCTGTATGTGGCCATCATCGCTCTGTTGGGCCTGCTGGTTTTCCTTCTGCTGGTGTGTCTGCTGTCCTGCCTGATCAAAGTGAAGAAGAGGGCCAAGAGGGCTGCAGCGCTGGAGAAGCTCGCCCATAACGCAGGAAAAGAGGACGAGGGGGAGGCCTTCAGACAG GTGGTAAAGAACATTACCAAACTCAGTGAGGAATCCAAGCATTCCCAGGCAGACAACACAGAGAAGTCTCAGAGCACTGAAGTGGACATTAAA GGTCTGGAGGTTTCATCTAAAGAGGTTGGGATAGGTAACCTCGAGACAAGTGACTCTGGTGTTGGCTTTAATACTGCTCTCCCCCTGGACACTGACACTGATGCCCCTGATCCAACCTCTGAGTCTGTAGCTGTAACCATCTCTGCTGCCCCTGAAACCGAATCAAGTCCACCAACTGCTGCTGGGTCCAAGCCAAGTGCTCCACCAGCCTTGGAAATAAAGTCCAGTCCAGTAGCTGAAACTAAAACCTCCCCTGCACCAGAAATCAAGAAAACTCCTGATCCTCCAGTGGTAACAAAATTAGACTTGCCCAAAACATCAGATGTTAAGTCCAGCCCAACCCCAAGTCCTGAGCCCAAGGCTGGTCTAACTCCAGCTGATCCAAAACCGGCACCAACCCCAAGTCCTGAGCCCAAGGCTGTTCCAAGTCCAGCTGAACCAAAACCTGCACCAACCCCGAGCCCAGAACCCAAGGCTGGACTGAGTCCAGCTGAACCAAAACCTGCACCAACCCCAAGCCCAGAGCCTAAACCAGCCACTCCCAAAGCCACAACGCCGACTCCTGAAATTAAGAGTGCCCTGACACCAACACCTGAGCCCCTCAAACCACCCACACCAGAACCAATTACCAACGGTACACCTGAGCCTGGCCCGGATACCAAATTGAGCCCGGATCACGCTGAAATTATCAGCAGCTCAGCTCCAAAGGCAGCTCCTCCTAAAACTCCTGAGGTAGAGCTGAAATCTAGTGGTGCCACACTGGAGGCCAGCAAAGATGGCACTGACGATACAACTACCACTACCACCACTACTTGA
- the si:dkeyp-77h1.4 gene encoding putative uncharacterized protein DDB_G0290521 isoform X3 yields the protein MLPTLTLEVTFKSLSAPRSPEVDLMRGGKVVHSAAKLNRQLSHLIIDGVKEANEGVYTVKDPEHPESIKRTKLIVRDCTNEEIIKYGENYQIPVTGLTRPLMLEYRPISMEANYTSRPALMLLTSTGLSRDGYEGRIHVTERQVILTAVTGADEGSYTVRDAKGEIKRKLCLRVKEHLSFLTLPYGKTLKINLVLNSSLVQLYYTPEREPTSHLLLDKGEFTSAREELGLQDRLSMEGSWVYLDQVTRSDIGLFEIKDILESVVSKVHLGVEPYKLESLYVAIIALLGLLVFLLLVCLLSCLIKVKKRAKRAAALEKLAHNAGKEDEGEAFRQVVKNITKLSEESKHSQADNTEKSQSTEVDIKGLEVSSKEVGIGNLETSDSGVGFNTALPLDTDTDAPDPTSESVAVTISAAPETESSPPTAAGSKPSAPPALEIKSSPVAETKTSPAPEIKKTPDPPVVTKLDLPKTSDVKSSPTPSPEPKAGLTPADPKPAPTPSPEPKAVPSPAEPKPAPTPSPEPKAGLSPAEPKPAPTPSPEPKPATPKATTPTPEIKSALTPTPEPLKPPTPEPITNGTPEPGPDTKLSPDHAEIISSSAPKAAPPKTPEVELKSSGATLEASKDGTDDTTTTTTTT from the exons ATGCTGCCCACACTCACACTGGAGGTCACTTTCAAAAGCCTATCAGCGCCCCGGTCGCCCGAAGTCGACCTGATGCGTGGCGGCAAAGTGGTCCACAGCGCGGCCAAACTCAACCGCCAACTAAGCCACCTCATTATAGACGGGGTGAAAGAGGCAAACGAGGGCGTGTACACTGTGAAGGATCCGGAGCATCCAGAGAGCATCAAACGCACCAAGCTTATTGTCAGAG ATTGCACCAACGAGGAGATAATTAAATATGGAGAAAACTACCAGATTCCAGTGACAGGGTTGACTAGGCCTCTCATGCTGGAGTACAGGCCCATTTCTATGGAGGCAAACTACACATCGAG ACCTGCCCTTATGCTGCTGACCAGCACAGGGTTGTCCAGGGACGGCTACGAGGGTCGAATTCACGTTACTGAGCGCCAGGTCATCCTCACTGCCGTCACAGGTGCAGATGAAGGCAGCTACACGGTCAGGGATGCCAAAGGTGAAATCAAAAGGAAACTGTGTCTCAGAGTCAAAG agcATTTAAGCTTTCTGACCCTACCTTATGGGAAAACACTGAAGATCAACCTGGTCCTCAACAGCTCTCTGGTCCAACTCTACTACACCCCAGAAAGAGAGCCCACCTCCCATCTGCTGCTGGATAAGGGAGAATTCACAAGT GCCAGAGAGGAGCTGGGTTTGCAGGATCGTCTCTCTATGGAGGGTTCATGGGTTTATCTAGATCAGGTCACCCGTTCAGACATTGGCTTGTTTGAGATTAAAGACATACTGGAGTCTGTCGTGTCCAAGGTCCATCTTGGAGTAGAGC CTTACAAGCTGGAGTCGCTGTATGTGGCCATCATCGCTCTGTTGGGCCTGCTGGTTTTCCTTCTGCTGGTGTGTCTGCTGTCCTGCCTGATCAAAGTGAAGAAGAGGGCCAAGAGGGCTGCAGCGCTGGAGAAGCTCGCCCATAACGCAGGAAAAGAGGACGAGGGGGAGGCCTTCAGACAG GTGGTAAAGAACATTACCAAACTCAGTGAGGAATCCAAGCATTCCCAGGCAGACAACACAGAGAAGTCTCAGAGCACTGAAGTGGACATTAAA GGTCTGGAGGTTTCATCTAAAGAGGTTGGGATAGGTAACCTCGAGACAAGTGACTCTGGTGTTGGCTTTAATACTGCTCTCCCCCTGGACACTGACACTGATGCCCCTGATCCAACCTCTGAGTCTGTAGCTGTAACCATCTCTGCTGCCCCTGAAACCGAATCAAGTCCACCAACTGCTGCTGGGTCCAAGCCAAGTGCTCCACCAGCCTTGGAAATAAAGTCCAGTCCAGTAGCTGAAACTAAAACCTCCCCTGCACCAGAAATCAAGAAAACTCCTGATCCTCCAGTGGTAACAAAATTAGACTTGCCCAAAACATCAGATGTTAAGTCCAGCCCAACCCCAAGTCCTGAGCCCAAGGCTGGTCTAACTCCAGCTGATCCAAAACCGGCACCAACCCCAAGTCCTGAGCCCAAGGCTGTTCCAAGTCCAGCTGAACCAAAACCTGCACCAACCCCGAGCCCAGAACCCAAGGCTGGACTGAGTCCAGCTGAACCAAAACCTGCACCAACCCCAAGCCCAGAGCCTAAACCAGCCACTCCCAAAGCCACAACGCCGACTCCTGAAATTAAGAGTGCCCTGACACCAACACCTGAGCCCCTCAAACCACCCACACCAGAACCAATTACCAACGGTACACCTGAGCCTGGCCCGGATACCAAATTGAGCCCGGATCACGCTGAAATTATCAGCAGCTCAGCTCCAAAGGCAGCTCCTCCTAAAACTCCTGAGGTAGAGCTGAAATCTAGTGGTGCCACACTGGAGGCCAGCAAAGATGGCACTGACGATACAACTACCACTACCACCACTACTTGA
- the si:dkeyp-77h1.4 gene encoding neural cell adhesion molecule 1 isoform X1 has product MMSYSRMNKQLEESARMAAGRVIVLSLLLATALSAPVQVDENSITLFDGEDFHIMLPTLTLEVTFKSLSAPRSPEVDLMRGGKVVHSAAKLNRQLSHLIIDGVKEANEGVYTVKDPEHPESIKRTKLIVRDCTNEEIIKYGENYQIPVTGLTRPLMLEYRPISMEANYTSRPALMLLTSTGLSRDGYEGRIHVTERQVILTAVTGADEGSYTVRDAKGEIKRKLCLRVKEHLSFLTLPYGKTLKINLVLNSSLVQLYYTPEREPTSHLLLDKGEFTSAREELGLQDRLSMEGSWVYLDQVTRSDIGLFEIKDILESVVSKVHLGVEPYKLESLYVAIIALLGLLVFLLLVCLLSCLIKVKKRAKRAAALEKLAHNAGKEDEGEAFRQVVKNITKLSEESKHSQADNTEKSQSTEVDIKGLEVSSKEVGIGNLETSDSGVGFNTALPLDTDTDAPDPTSESVAVTISAAPETESSPPTAAGSKPSAPPALEIKSSPVAETKTSPAPEIKKTPDPPVVTKLDLPKTSDVKSSPTPSPEPKAGLTPADPKPAPTPSPEPKAVPSPAEPKPAPTPSPEPKAGLSPAEPKPAPTPSPEPKPATPKATTPTPEIKSALTPTPEPLKPPTPEPITNGTPEPGPDTKLSPDHAEIISSSAPKAAPPKTPEVELKSSGATLEASKDGTDDTTTTTTTT; this is encoded by the exons ATGATGTCATACTCAAGAATGAATAAGCAACTGG AAGAATCAGCCAGGATGGCGGCAGGCAGGGTGATCGTATTAAGCCTTCTGCTTGCAACAG CTCTTTCCGCCCCTGTACAAG TTGATGAGAACTCTATTACTCTCTTCGACGGGGAGGATTTCCACATCATGCTGCCCACACTCACACTGGAGGTCACTTTCAAAAGCCTATCAGCGCCCCGGTCGCCCGAAGTCGACCTGATGCGTGGCGGCAAAGTGGTCCACAGCGCGGCCAAACTCAACCGCCAACTAAGCCACCTCATTATAGACGGGGTGAAAGAGGCAAACGAGGGCGTGTACACTGTGAAGGATCCGGAGCATCCAGAGAGCATCAAACGCACCAAGCTTATTGTCAGAG ATTGCACCAACGAGGAGATAATTAAATATGGAGAAAACTACCAGATTCCAGTGACAGGGTTGACTAGGCCTCTCATGCTGGAGTACAGGCCCATTTCTATGGAGGCAAACTACACATCGAG ACCTGCCCTTATGCTGCTGACCAGCACAGGGTTGTCCAGGGACGGCTACGAGGGTCGAATTCACGTTACTGAGCGCCAGGTCATCCTCACTGCCGTCACAGGTGCAGATGAAGGCAGCTACACGGTCAGGGATGCCAAAGGTGAAATCAAAAGGAAACTGTGTCTCAGAGTCAAAG agcATTTAAGCTTTCTGACCCTACCTTATGGGAAAACACTGAAGATCAACCTGGTCCTCAACAGCTCTCTGGTCCAACTCTACTACACCCCAGAAAGAGAGCCCACCTCCCATCTGCTGCTGGATAAGGGAGAATTCACAAGT GCCAGAGAGGAGCTGGGTTTGCAGGATCGTCTCTCTATGGAGGGTTCATGGGTTTATCTAGATCAGGTCACCCGTTCAGACATTGGCTTGTTTGAGATTAAAGACATACTGGAGTCTGTCGTGTCCAAGGTCCATCTTGGAGTAGAGC CTTACAAGCTGGAGTCGCTGTATGTGGCCATCATCGCTCTGTTGGGCCTGCTGGTTTTCCTTCTGCTGGTGTGTCTGCTGTCCTGCCTGATCAAAGTGAAGAAGAGGGCCAAGAGGGCTGCAGCGCTGGAGAAGCTCGCCCATAACGCAGGAAAAGAGGACGAGGGGGAGGCCTTCAGACAG GTGGTAAAGAACATTACCAAACTCAGTGAGGAATCCAAGCATTCCCAGGCAGACAACACAGAGAAGTCTCAGAGCACTGAAGTGGACATTAAA GGTCTGGAGGTTTCATCTAAAGAGGTTGGGATAGGTAACCTCGAGACAAGTGACTCTGGTGTTGGCTTTAATACTGCTCTCCCCCTGGACACTGACACTGATGCCCCTGATCCAACCTCTGAGTCTGTAGCTGTAACCATCTCTGCTGCCCCTGAAACCGAATCAAGTCCACCAACTGCTGCTGGGTCCAAGCCAAGTGCTCCACCAGCCTTGGAAATAAAGTCCAGTCCAGTAGCTGAAACTAAAACCTCCCCTGCACCAGAAATCAAGAAAACTCCTGATCCTCCAGTGGTAACAAAATTAGACTTGCCCAAAACATCAGATGTTAAGTCCAGCCCAACCCCAAGTCCTGAGCCCAAGGCTGGTCTAACTCCAGCTGATCCAAAACCGGCACCAACCCCAAGTCCTGAGCCCAAGGCTGTTCCAAGTCCAGCTGAACCAAAACCTGCACCAACCCCGAGCCCAGAACCCAAGGCTGGACTGAGTCCAGCTGAACCAAAACCTGCACCAACCCCAAGCCCAGAGCCTAAACCAGCCACTCCCAAAGCCACAACGCCGACTCCTGAAATTAAGAGTGCCCTGACACCAACACCTGAGCCCCTCAAACCACCCACACCAGAACCAATTACCAACGGTACACCTGAGCCTGGCCCGGATACCAAATTGAGCCCGGATCACGCTGAAATTATCAGCAGCTCAGCTCCAAAGGCAGCTCCTCCTAAAACTCCTGAGGTAGAGCTGAAATCTAGTGGTGCCACACTGGAGGCCAGCAAAGATGGCACTGACGATACAACTACCACTACCACCACTACTTGA